The sequence below is a genomic window from Brevibacillus agri.
ACAGGTGCTGACCGACTTTGCGGGCTGGAAAGCCGAGTGGGAGAAAAAGCAAGGGCCGCATCCGCTGCATGAGCAATTTGCCAGTGCGCGCGAATCAATCCAGGCCATGTACCGTCCGCTCGTGGAAGAGGTGCTGCGTCTGGACCCGGGAATGCGCGGCCTGGCGGAAAAGAACAGTGCGCTGTTGCTTGAGCAGGTGTCCTTTTTGGAGGAACGTTTGATTCGCTCCTTGCAGCAAAAAGAAGATGTCGCCTATAACCGGATCAAGCGGATCGAGACGACGCTTTTGCCCGAGGGCGGCTTGCAGGAACGCAAGCTCTGTTTTTTCCCCTTCGCGAACAAGTACGGGCTGGAACTGGTTGACCGTCTGGTCGAGGCTCCGTTTGCTCACGACGGCACTCATCAACTCTTTTTCGTGTAACAGGCAAAAAACAAAACGGATGAAAACAAAAAGTCGGCTGATCGTCCTAGACGGCCAGTCGGCTTTTTTTCGTGCAACGAAGGCGCTGCGAATCGCTTGGCTTCGCTGATTTTTCTTGCGTGTTTGGAAAATGGAAACAATTTCTACGGCGTATGCCGAAACTTTTCCGACAAAGTTTGCGTCCTACGAATAACGGAATTCCTGTGAAGAAAGGTGGTACTCGGGATGGAGAACAAGTCGCGACTATTCGGGAAAAAAGCCACTGTATGGGCGCTTGTCCTGTCGATGGCCTGGGCAGGCACAGCACTTGGCGAGTCGAATCAGGCCCAGGCCCAGGCCAGGGAGGAAAAGGCCGTCACCGCTTCCGTCTCCTTCCTCGACACAAAAGGACACTGGGCGGCCAAGGAGATTGAGCAGGCAGCCAAAGCCGGGTTGATTCAAGGCTTCCCGGACGGGACGTTTCAACCGGAGAAAACAGTGACACAGGAGCAGTTTCTTTCGTTGATAGAGCGCGTGCTCCCGTCCTACAAAGGACACGAGCCGGACGCTTTTGTCAAAGAGACGTATGTAGCGAAAGCTTCGGGCCGCTGGTCGGAGCAAACGTATCGCCACCTGGCGGCAGCAGGCATCATGACGACAGGCAAACCGACAGATGGGATGACGCGGCTGGAGGCGGCGCGCCTTCTGTTGGCAGCGCTCGGCCATCAGTCCGAGGGCGAAAAATACCGGGGAACGACGGCGCGGTTTTTCTCCGACCTGTCTCCCAAAAACGAGCATGAGGTCATGACCGTCTATCCGGCGTACAAAATGGGGCTTCTCTCCGGCTATCCGGACGGCACGTTCCGCCCGCAAGAAACGATCAGCAGAGCGCAGGCCGTCGCGATGCTGACCCGACTGGACAGCAAAATGGAAGAGCTGTTCCCGGGCCAGGTGAGCGAGAGCGAGAAAAAGGCGATGACCGATGCCGTAGCGGCGTTTGTCCGCGATGTGATGGACCAGAAAAAGATCAGGCGCTACGACGACCTCGTCGCGTATGTGAAGCAAAACAAGCTGAATGTCAGCGAGTCTTTTTTGCGCGAGCATTTCTCGTTCATGAAATACGAAATTTACGACTTCGTGCGTTTTCCGCAATTCAATGAACTTTTGTACTTCGCCAAAATCGGCACGAACAAGTACAGACTGACCGTCCAATACTACGCGGGCGAACTGGGCGGCAGCGTCGACAAAACTTTTTACCTCTCGTCTGCGGACGGCAAGACGTTCCGGCTGATTGGCAAAGACGAATAGCGGGCAACAAAAAAAGCTGGGTGCTTTGCATCCAGCTTTTTGCGATTTTGAGGAAAACGCGCTACGACTCCCCCTGGCCTTTAAGCAGGCGGATCAGCTTGCGGTTGAAGTCGACGGCAGCTTCTGTGGTCATCCCGTTTTGGAGCAAAAAGGTGGTCGTATAAGCGGTGTCATCGTAATTGAAGCTGTAAAAGGCGTACGTCCCTGAGTCGGTTTCCTTTTGCCCGTACTCGACCGCCATTCCTTCGATGAGCTGTGATTGCGCGTCGGCGAGGAAATTTTTCATCGTGTGGATTTCCATGATGATGACCGGCCTGCCAGCGTATTCACCGTAAAACAGTTCGCGTTGCTGCCTGTTTCGCATCACGGCGCGCTGCTCGTCAGTCAGTGGCAGAAGCTCGCCTTTTTCATCGGTGTACACAATGACGGCGACAGAGGGGCCGGCGATCTGCTGCTGGTTTACGATCGGCGGGTAGCGGATTTCGGCGTATTTGACCGCGAGCTTTTCCGCAGGCGGAACGACAATGTCGACGTGAAGCTGCTCCTCCATGCGCTTTTCCACCTCTTTCGGCAGCGTGACTTCCACTTCCGGTTCCTCGCATCCTGGCAAAAACAGCAGGAGCGTCAAGCTGAACAACCACAAGCGTCTCATGATTCGCCACCTTTCCTTGGCCTGTGCCGCTCTTTTTTCTATATTTTACCATATAACAAGCGCGGGAAGGCGCTTCTGCCTCCAAAAGAAAAAAGCGTGCGGGTACCAGTGACGGTCCGCACGCTTTTTGACGTGACGCTCAAACGGTTTGATTGCGCCCGGCCCCGATGCCGCTTGTGACGACCAACACGCTGACGAGGCAGAGCAGGCTGAGCGGCACGGTCCAGGAGTGCTGCAAATCGTAGAGAAAGCCGACAAAAATCGGGCCGACCGCAGCGAGCAAGTAGCCGACAGACTGGTCCATGCCGGATAGCCGGGCGGCCTGGCGCACGTCTTTGGCCCGAATGACGATAAAGGTGAGGGCGAGACTGATGCAGGCGCCTTGCGAGAGGCCGAGCAGCAACAGGCAGAGGTAGAGCAGAAGCTCGCTTGTGCCGAGCAAAAGCCCGCCGAAGCCGACGAGGGAGAAGAGGCCGACTACAGCCGCGAGCAAACGCTGATTCGTCAAGCGGGAAGCGAGCACAGGGGTGAAAAAGCTCGCAGGCAGGCTGACCGCCTGCACGAGCGACAGCATCCATCCGGCGCTGGTTTGGCTGATGCCGTGCTGCTGCAAGAGCGTAGGCAGCCAGGCGATCGTGCAGTAAAACAGAAACGACTGCAAGCCCATGAACAGCGTGACCTGCCAGGCGAGCAGCGAGCTCCACAGCCCTTGTTTGCTTTTTTCGCCCGTGCTTTTTCCTGGCTGGCTTCCGTCAGCGCGAAGCTGCGGCAGCCAGACGGCGATGGCGAACAGGACCGGGAGCGCCCAGGAGAAGAGCGAGCCTTGCCAACCCCAGCCGCCTGTGCTGGCGAGCGGGATGCTGATGCCGGAAGCGAGCGCGGCACACATCGACATCGTGGTCGTGTACACGCTGGTCATCAACCCGGCTTTTTGCGGGAAGCGCTGCTTGACCAGGCCGGGCAGCAGCACGTTGCAGATGGCGATGCCTGCTCCGATCAGGGCGGTTCCGGCGAACAGCGTGAAGACGAAGCCGGAGGAGCGCAGAATCAGCCCGATGAGGACGACGAGCAGTCCGGCAAAGAGCGTGCGCTCCGTGCCAAAGCGGTGCCCGATGCCCGGTGCCAGCGGCGAGAGCAGCGCGAAGGCGAGCAAAGGAACGGTAGTCAGCAGTCCGGACATTCCATTGGACAGGCCGAGGTCGCCTTGGATGGAGCCGACCAGAGGGCCAACAGCCGTCAGCGGAGAGCGCATGGCAAATGTAATCAAAATAATTCCGGCGATGATGAGAAACGGTTTGGGAGTGACAGGCTGCGCTTTGCTTTTCGCTGCTGTCAGGGTGGCAGGGCTCATGCGTCCATCCCTCCTTTCTCGATCAGCTCCGTGAGAGCTGTTTTGCTGGCTTGAATCAGGTTGCTTGCCGCTTCTTCCGCCGCGTCAGGACTTTGTTCGGCAATCGCTTGGACGAGAGCCGTATGTGTGATTGCCTGCTGGTCCAACAGGTCGTGGAAATCCAGCGTGCCGCTGACAGACAGGCGCAAGGATTCGGTCATCTGCTCGTACAGGTCGATCATGACGCTGTTGTGTGTCGCGTGGGCGACCGCGATATGAAACGCCACGTCAGCGGTGATGTACGCTTGCGGATCGTGCCTGAGCGAGAGGGAAGCGTCGAGCTTTTGCCGGATTTGCAGCAAATCGGCATCCGTCCTGCGCATGGCAGCCAGCCGGGCGATTTCGCGCTCCAGTCCGTACCGCACCTCCAAAATTTCCAGCAAGGTCGAGCGCCGCAGCCGTCGCTGCATCGCTGCGCCGAACTCGCTGGACGAGCGGACGTAAGTGCCATCGCCTTGGCGCGCTTCCAGCATGCCTGTGTGGATCAGCGCCTGCACCGCCTCGCGCAGCGTGTTGCGGCTGATGCCGAGCTGCTCCACCAGCTCCGGCTCAGGCGGGATGCGTTCTCCGACCTTCCACGCGCCTGATTCGATCCGCTGCACCAGTTGTTCCGCAATCTGTTTCACGAGCGAAGAGCGGACAGGTTTTTGCAAT
It includes:
- a CDS encoding S-layer homology domain-containing protein, encoding MENKSRLFGKKATVWALVLSMAWAGTALGESNQAQAQAREEKAVTASVSFLDTKGHWAAKEIEQAAKAGLIQGFPDGTFQPEKTVTQEQFLSLIERVLPSYKGHEPDAFVKETYVAKASGRWSEQTYRHLAAAGIMTTGKPTDGMTRLEAARLLLAALGHQSEGEKYRGTTARFFSDLSPKNEHEVMTVYPAYKMGLLSGYPDGTFRPQETISRAQAVAMLTRLDSKMEELFPGQVSESEKKAMTDAVAAFVRDVMDQKKIRRYDDLVAYVKQNKLNVSESFLREHFSFMKYEIYDFVRFPQFNELLYFAKIGTNKYRLTVQYYAGELGGSVDKTFYLSSADGKTFRLIGKDE
- a CDS encoding CynX/NimT family MFS transporter, with translation MSPATLTAAKSKAQPVTPKPFLIIAGIILITFAMRSPLTAVGPLVGSIQGDLGLSNGMSGLLTTVPLLAFALLSPLAPGIGHRFGTERTLFAGLLVVLIGLILRSSGFVFTLFAGTALIGAGIAICNVLLPGLVKQRFPQKAGLMTSVYTTTMSMCAALASGISIPLASTGGWGWQGSLFSWALPVLFAIAVWLPQLRADGSQPGKSTGEKSKQGLWSSLLAWQVTLFMGLQSFLFYCTIAWLPTLLQQHGISQTSAGWMLSLVQAVSLPASFFTPVLASRLTNQRLLAAVVGLFSLVGFGGLLLGTSELLLYLCLLLLGLSQGACISLALTFIVIRAKDVRQAARLSGMDQSVGYLLAAVGPIFVGFLYDLQHSWTVPLSLLCLVSVLVVTSGIGAGRNQTV
- a CDS encoding FadR/GntR family transcriptional regulator; translated protein: MTLQKPVRSSLVKQIAEQLVQRIESGAWKVGERIPPEPELVEQLGISRNTLREAVQALIHTGMLEARQGDGTYVRSSSEFGAAMQRRLRRSTLLEILEVRYGLEREIARLAAMRRTDADLLQIRQKLDASLSLRHDPQAYITADVAFHIAVAHATHNSVMIDLYEQMTESLRLSVSGTLDFHDLLDQQAITHTALVQAIAEQSPDAAEEAASNLIQASKTALTELIEKGGMDA